The region ACTTTTGCGACCGTTTTGTGGGGGAACAGCGGGGACGGGGTGAAAAGGAGGGTCTTTGTGGGCAGGTAGGGCTGTCTCCGGTTAAGGGTCGTCCAGCGGGGAGGTTTGGGAGGGAGAGGACTCTCCGGACGGCGGAGTCAGACGGTGCTGGCCGGGttaacagaaggagaagcaacgCCAGAACTCACTGCGGGACAGGACCGGAGGGACGAATGGTACGCATGACGAGAAGGAATGGTTCTTGGGGGGAGACCGAGTTGGTTTAGGAAGAGAAGATGCCATTCGATTTCTCCGTGGCTTTTCGGAGGGGAACTTGGAAAtggtcgtgtgtgtgtgtgtgagagagagagacggggagTGATGCTTTCGAAGGGGGTGAGCGGCTCAGTCGTAGAGTAGGCAGGTACTCGTTAACCATCAATGAATGAACCAGAGCTCTAGGAAGGGAGGAATGTGTCGGCAGGTGGAGTCTGAGGGAACTACGAGTTCTGGGTTTCTCCACGATATATTGGAGGAGAGGAGAATGCTGCTGGAGATGTCCTTAGGGAAGGTCAAACCTGTCAGCGCTTTATTTAGCAGTTGGTGTGTAGTTGTGTCTTGGGTATTTCAGCGGACTCTGATTACACATGGCAGATACTAGAGAGCGTCGTTCACCAGGGGGAGTAAAAGTGAGTTGAACAGATTGGGAATAACTCAGGGAATTTATCCCGGGAAGTGACATTTCCGACTGAGAGCCTTTTACTCATTAACGTTCCCTCCCCTACTTTCACCTACAGACCCTGTACACATATCCTGAAAACTGGAGGGCCTTCAAGGCTCTCATTGCTGCTCAGTACAGCGGAGCTCAGGTCCGCGTGCTCTCCGCACCACCCCACTTCCACTTTGGCCAAACCAACCGCACCCCTGAATTTCTCCGTAAATTTCCTGCCGGCAAGGTGAGTAGAAAAGTGGAGAGGAGTCTTTGGTCCTGAGAACTCAAAAGAGTcctgagattctctcactctgaAAATGGTCTCCATCTTTAAAAGGGAATTTTCTgtataatttgttctttttttttattttattttttattttttttaatttttttatttttattttttttatttatttatgatagtcacacagagagagagagagaggcagagacacaggcagagggagaagcaggctccatgcaccgggagcctgacgtgggattcgatcccgggtctccaggatcgcgccctgggccaaaggcaggcgccaaaccgctgcgccacccagggatccctaatttgttctttatatatttcagtgatgggatccctgggtggcgcagtggtttggcgcctgcctttggcccagggcgcaatcctggagatccgggatggaatcccacgtcaggctcccggtgcatggagcctgcttctccctctgcctgtgtctctgcctctctcactgtgttcctatcataaaaaaaaaaaaaaaaaaaattatatttcagtgatttaaaattcttttgagtTAAGTGAAGATTCACACGTAGTTAAAAATGATGCAGAGCTGTTCAGTGGCTTGTTATAAAATTCACAAGTTTCTTTGTATTTGCGGGAAAGAGAATGGGTTTTGACTGTTTTCAGTGCAAATACATCGAGTATCTGCCCATGAGCCAACCAAAGGGCTTACCGAGGTCGATAAATAACCATGCTAAACAGAGAAGAGATAAATGCAGTTCAGGGAGCACCACAATACTTTAAAGAATACGGAGAGAGATGACACTTGGTTTTTGGTCTTTTGCCTATTTGATTGAGGGATTTTATATAAACAGTtgataatatttaaatctttgggATTTCTCATGTGAGTTCACATTGTAAGGAATACCAAGTTACTTAAATATTTCTGGTTCCTAAGTTTCAGATTGTAGTAGTTCATATCAGTAGTTTGCTTAGTAAGGATTGTCAGCCTTATGTAAGAACTTTATCCCAGGATTGGCTAGTGAGTAATTCCTGATTGTTTtacttaatgtttttttaaattttatcttttgacTGTTTTATCCCAGGTTCCAGCATTTGAGGGTGACGATGGATTCTGTGTGTTTGAGAGCAATGCCATTGCCTACTATGGTAATTTGCAGTGGGTGTGGGAATGGGAAGATCAGGAATGAAGGAGGTAGGAGAGGATGAGGGTGAGCTGTAGTGGACAGGAGAAGAATTTTTATGGACTTGGATCGATGTTGGCCTGACCCCAAAGTTCTGACCTTTGTGTTCTGCCTCTGCAGTGAGCAATGAGGAGCTGCGGGGAAATACTCCAGAggcagcagcccaggtggtgcagtgGGTGAGCTTTGCTGATAGCGACATAGTGCCCCCAGCCAGTACCTGGGTGTTTCCTACCTTGGGCATCATGCACCACAACAAGCAGGTAAGCCTTGAACTTGGGGAGAAGCCAAGGCCCAGGATGAAATCAGCTCCTGAGTGTCAAGgagcaagaaataaaatagattgaGAAAAGGAGATGCTAAGAATTTGGGATAATAAAAGACCTAATCTTTGGGGTATGAGTTTGGAGCACTGCTGTTGATAGTGTCTGGGTTCTTTGTCACACAGACCCAGTTGGAGGTGGTGCCTGTCATGAGTGGTCAGAGGAGAGATTTCTGTTGTAGAAAAGCTATCCCAAATGGTAGGGGAGTGGTTACATCAGGTGACTTCTGTGGTTCCTTctaaaattcaaagataaaggACTAGGTCATAGTGGGAAATTAATCCAGACTGCACCATGAGGAAATTTGACCTTGAGAGCTTCCTTTGTGATACATTTGGAGTGATCTGGAATCTGACTCCATTGAAAGAAGATGGGGATGAGCCAGAACTTTGTAAGTGAAATAGCTACCTTAGGTCTGTcgttggaggggagagggaaagggatggGTATCCACTATTAAGTTTTGAATCCTTTTAAATCAATAGGCCACAGAGAATGCAAAGGAGGAAGTGAGGCGAATTCTGGGGCTCCTGGATACTCATTTGAAGACGAGGACTTTTCTGGTGGGCGAACGTGTGACACTGGCTGACATCACAGTTGTCTGCACCCTGTTGTGGCTCTATAAACAGGTGACATTTGAAAGAATTAGGTTGGCAGAGGATAGGGGGCGGTTAGAAATTAAGTCATTAAGTCTTCCGGGTTACCCTGTATTCTGCTGAGGACTTGGATGTGAAGGGTGTTGGGTAACGACTAGTCTATAGGAATCCCAAGTTTGAATACCATGACTACCTTCCCTCATGAGAAGTTTGGTAATGTTCTGTTTCCTGAGTTTCTGTttgatagagaagatgtggtttgtttctgtattttggggGAAGTCCAGCTGTGCTTGTGCTTAGTTGTAAAGACAGGAAaggcgggcagcctgggtggctcagtggtttagcgccgccttcagcccaggctgtgatcctggggtcccgggattgagtcccatgtcaggctccctgcacggagcctgcttctccctctgcctctctctctctcatgaataaataaataaaatcttaaaaaaaaaaaaaaaaaaaaaaaaagacaggaagggCTGGTAGCTTCAGTGTCCAGATCTTTTGGAGGCAGGCTGGGTTCAGTTCTTAGTTTCATTACTTACTAGTagagggatgtgtgtgtgtttgagagaattccttgagttctttttttttttttcttctgtaagcTATAAAATCAGCATGGTAGTAATTAGTTTTGAGGTTTTTGGGTTAAAGAAGATGACATGTTGCTGACCAAGCAACTGTTGGACCAATATGTGTCCAGAATAGTAGTGCagtaattggaaaataaaaaagcacctcctttgtgtcaggctctgtgtcaAGGGCCTTGCAGGGATCATCTTAATCTTTACCTGCTGTATGGGTGAGGAGAAATGGAACCTTGCCCAAGGGAATGTAGCTAGTAAGTGTGGCATAGAGTTTGAACCCAGTACTGCAGAACCAGAGCCAAAGAACTGACCGCTCTGTTCCGTCTTCTTGACAAGATTATTTTCCATATGATCTTAGCAAACTAAAAGATGGTAAATGAGTTTTTCACAAAGCTAAGTTTAAAGGACAGTTTGTTATTCTGAAgtacttttttgcctttttttttttttttttttttgactgttgaATATTTAGCTTCTGAAGTTAGGTGAATAGTATATATCATGTAGATAATTGTGGTTTACTTAGTAAAACGAGTAATTGGTAGCTGTGTTGccctgccttttatttatttgctttagttttattgatatgacttttaaagattttatttttttgagacaaaaagatacagcatgagcagggagggagggcaaagggagagggagaagcaggctccccgttgagcagggagccttatgtggggcttcatcccaggatgctgggatcatgacctgagccaaaggcagacttaacctactgagccacccgagtgccctGACACGTGACATTTAAAAGGTTGGAATGGgtaggcctgggtggctcagcggtttagcgcctggtTTAGCGcctggtttagcgcctgccttcggcccagggtgtgatcctggagtcccaggatcgagtcccacatcgggctccctgcatggagcctgcttctccctctgcctgtgtctctgcctctctctctgtgtctttcataaataagtaaataaaatctttttaaaaaaaataaataaaaggttggaatgtgggacgcctgggtagctcagtggttgcgcatttgccttgggctcagggtgtgatccctagtgcagggattgagtcttgcattgggctccctgtgaggagcctgcttctccctctgtgtctctcatgaataaaattataaagaaataaagaaagattgGAACGTGTAGATGAAATGGTTTTGTAAATGATGTAAGGCACCATATAAACATATCTACCAAGTAGATTTATAGTAAATGAGGGATAGGATCAAGTATCCGCTAAGTTGGACTGTATAGTGAAAAAGTGGAAGGTAAACGGGAAGTACCCCTCCAGGGTAAGATGGTATACTAGGGAGCTCCCATCTCCGGGATTGAGAGGAAGATTGGAGCTTTGGTGTAGAAAGAAATGTCTCTGGCTTGAAACTCCTCAAGaactttctctcctttgtttctATTCTACCCTTATGTTTTGACAGGTCCTGGAGCCTTCTTTCCGCCAGGCCTTCCCCAATACCAACCGCTGGTTCCTTACCTGCATTAACCAGCCCCAGTTCCGGGCTGTCTTGGGGGAGGTGAAACTCTGTGAGAAGATGGCCCAGTTTGATGGTAAGTCTGTGGAGATACAGGAGTATGTGGCCTGGCTCTGGGCTGGTTGGCTCAGTCTCAGTCCCTTGATTTCCCATCAGGCTTTTGGGTTATGTGAACCCACAGATAAGGTTCACGTGTATTTGTTGCTGAGGGTTGTGTTCTTGCTTCAGGACATACAGGGAACTGGTGGCAGAGCAGTGCAGGGCCTAGATCCCTTAGTTCCCCGCCTGGCAGTTTTCCTCCATTACCCTGCTCACTGCCTGCTTTTAGAGGCATATGGAAAGAGGGAGGATATTgacttctctccctttttctgcaCCAGCTAAAAAGTTTGCAGAGAGCCAACCTAAAAAAGACACCCCACGGAAAGAGAAGGGTTCTcgggaagagaagcagaagcccCAGGCTGAAcggaaagaggagaagaaggctgctgcccctgctcctgaGGAGGAAATGGAT is a window of Vulpes lagopus strain Blue_001 chromosome 11, ASM1834538v1, whole genome shotgun sequence DNA encoding:
- the EEF1G gene encoding elongation factor 1-gamma; the encoded protein is MAAGTLYTYPENWRAFKALIAAQYSGAQVRVLSAPPHFHFGQTNRTPEFLRKFPAGKVPAFEGDDGFCVFESNAIAYYVSNEELRGNTPEAAAQVVQWVSFADSDIVPPASTWVFPTLGIMHHNKQATENAKEEVRRILGLLDTHLKTRTFLVGERVTLADITVVCTLLWLYKQVLEPSFRQAFPNTNRWFLTCINQPQFRAVLGEVKLCEKMAQFDAKKFAESQPKKDTPRKEKGSREEKQKPQAERKEEKKAAAPAPEEEMDECEQALAAEPKAKDPFAHLPKSTFVLDEFKRKYSNEDTLTVALPYFWEHFDKDGWSLWYAEYRFPEELTQTFMSCNLITGMFQRLDKLRKNAFASVILFGTNNSSSISGVWVFRGQELAFPLSPDWQVDYESYTWRKLDPGSEETQTLVREYFSWEGAFQHVGKTFNQGKIFK